The Aedes aegypti strain LVP_AGWG chromosome 3, AaegL5.0 Primary Assembly, whole genome shotgun sequence genome contains a region encoding:
- the LOC5571914 gene encoding uncharacterized protein LOC5571914, protein MVQRERSDLEYDLSSDGGDQSRNTPSNGFRDRSRDIDRSQQNAEDMARYLLERATLYWNLFITVTNNLMDRYHVKEIATAIYDGLKKYPLLVLSITAVFFILSLPFMIFVFFTLATTIMTLTGFVLIEGTLITVASMLLIGVLIGVGCLLGTIGLVFLVGYFVFPRRTTGWTGGANKELGVLVRDMLGRKSKLKSVKCLSCSNVVSQVTGSLLGSCAQY, encoded by the coding sequence ATGGTTCAGCGAGAAAGAAGCGATCTGGAATACGACTTATCGTCCGATGGGGGAGATCAGAGCCGCAACACGCCCAGCAATGGCTTCCGGGATCGCTCTCGCGACATTGACCGCAGCCAACAGAACGCCGAAGATATGGCCAGGTATCTACTAGAACGGGCAACGTTGTATTGGAACTTGTTCATCACAGTGACCAACAACCTGATGGATCGGTATCACGTGAAAGAAATCGCCACTGCAATCTACGATGGACTGAAGAAGTATCCCCTGCTGGTCCTGTCGATTACTGCCGTATTTTTCATCCTATCGTTACCGTTCATGATCTTTGTATTTTTCACGTTGGCTACGACAATCATGACCCTTACCGGGTTTGTGCTGATCGAAGGAACACTGATAACCGTGGCGTCGATGCTGCTGATTGGAGTACTGATCGGTGTGGGGTGCCTCTTGGGCACAATCGGATTGGTGTTTCTGGTGGGCTATTTCGTATTTCCAAGACGTACGACTGGTTGGACAGGTGGGGCGAACAAGGAATTAGGAGTTTTGGTACGCGACATGCTCGGAAGGAAAAGTAAATTAAAATCTGTGAAATGTCTCTCTTGTTCTAACGTGGTAAGTCAAGTTACGGGCTCTCTGCTTGGTTCATGTGCTCAATATTAG